Sequence from the Deltaproteobacteria bacterium genome:
CTTCATGTGGCGACCGGACTCCTCGCCGATGCGGATCAGCGCCTTCACGTCCTTGGGAAAACACGAGCCGCCGTATCCGACGCCCGGGAAGATGAACTGAAACCCGATGCGCCGGTCGTGGCCGATGCCCTTGCGCACCATGTTCACGTCGGCGCCGACGCGCTCGCACAGCGCGGCGATCTCGTTCATGAAGCTGATCTTCGTCGCCAGCATCGCGTTGGCCGCGTACTTGGTCATCTCGGCGCTGCGCACGTCCATGACGAGAATCGGATTCTCATTGCGCACGAACGGCCTGTACAACTCGGTCATGACCTCGGCGACGTCGGGGTCGTCGGTGCCGATCACCACGCGGTCGGGCTTGAGAAAGTCGAGCACCGCCGCGCCCTCTTTCATGAACTCGGGATTCGAGACCACGTGGAAGGGTTTGTTGGTGATCGACGCGATCGTCTCGCGCACCATGTCCGCCGTGCCCTCGGGGACCGTGCTCTTGTCGACGACGATTTTCGCGTGGCCCGACTTGTCGTCGCGCAACGTCTCGCCGATTTGCCTGGCGACCTGGAGCACGTACTTGAGATCGGCGCGGCCGTCGTGGTCCTGCGGCGTGCCCACGGCGACAAAGACGACGCGGCTCTTCAGGACGGCGGGGCGCAGATCAGTCGTGAACGCGAGGCGTCCCTCGGCCTGATTGCGCCGCACTAAATCCTCGAGCTCGGGTTCGTAGATGGGGATTTCGCCGGCGTTCAGCTTCAGGATCTTCGCGGCGTCCACGTCGACGCACACGACGTCGTTGCCGGTCTCGGCGAAACACGTGCCCGCGACGAGCCCGACGTACCCCGTACCAATGACGCAAATCTCCATCCCACTCCCCTCACGACCCTCGAAGGCGATTCCGGCGAGGCGGCGAACCTAGTAGGCGTTCTTGTCGACAAATCCCCGCGCCAGGGTCATCCAGATAATGCGAATGTCCAACCAGAGCGACCAGTTCTCGATGTAGTAGATGTCGCACTCGATGCGACGCCGCAGGTCGGTGTTTCCGCGCCAGCCGTTGGCCTGAGCCCAGCCGGTTATACCAGCTTTGACGCGGTGCCTCAACATGTACTTGGGGATCTGCGTGCGGAATTGCTCAATAAAAACGGGCCTTTCCGGACGCGGACCCACCAGGCTCATGTGCCCGGCCAGCACGTTGAGGAGCTGCGGCAGCTCGTCGAGGTTCGTGCGCCGCATGAACGTGCCGATGCGCGTTCGGCGCGGATCGTCCTTGACCGCCCACACCGCTCCGGTGGCCGACTCGGCGTCCGTGCGCATCGACCGGAACTTCAGGATGCGGAAGGTGCGCCCGTCGAGGCCCATACGCTCCTGGGCGTAGAAGACGGGACCGCGGCTCGTGAGTTTGACCAGCGCCGCCAGGCCGAGCAGCAACGGGGAAAGAACCACGAGGCCGATGGATGTCGCGACGAGATCGAACGCGCGTTTCACCAAGGCATTCCACCCGTGCATCGGCGTGTCGCGCAGGCTGACGATCGGCAATCCCTCGAATTCCTCGACCGCCGCACGCAGCGTGACGTACTGATACAGGTCGGGCACGACCTTGACGTCCACGAGCTCCTCGTCGAGGGCTTCGAGCACCTTGCGCAAACGATCGGCCGCAAAGAGCGGCAACGCGACGAGCACGAGTTCGATCCGCTCGGCGCGCACGACGTGGGCGACGTCCTCCGGCGCGCCGTAAACGGGCCGGTCGAGGACGCGCTCGGGCATGGGTGCGTCGTCCGAAAGGAACCCGATAATTTCAAGGCCGAGCTCGCGGTGATCGAGCAGGCGCGACGCGAGCCCGCGGCCGAGCTCCCCCGTTCCGACGATCAGCGCGCGACGCACGCCGATACCTCGCCGATACCGCGCGATCAGCGCGCGGCGAAACAAGACGTGTGTCGCGATGAGGGTGGCCGTCGAGAGCACGAAGAAGAGACCGAAGACGATACGGCTTGGCTTGTACTGCGCGAGAAAGAACGTGACGACGACGAAAACGAGAAACGAAATCGCGTGCGCACGCAGGACGAATGCGACCTCGCGGAACAGGCTGGGTACGGTCTTTTCGAGATTCGCGAGATTGGCGCGGAACACAACCGCCCAGATGAGCGCGACGAGCGCGCCGATCCACGCGTAGGTCGAAAACGCGGGCACGTGCGGCACGCGCAGCGCGATGAGCCCGCTTTGGAATCGGATCGGATACGCGACGAGCCAGCATGCCACCACGACGACGAGATCGATCGCGAGATTCAGACTCGACTGGAACTGGCGGCGGCGACCCAGCACGTCATACGCCCATGCGTTCGTGCCCGAACGCGGCGAATCGCTCGTCCACGAACGCGCGGATCTTTCGCGCGAACTCCTCGCGCGCGAAGGGCTCGGCGTGCGCGCGGATCGCGGCGGGATCGAAACGGCCCGCGTTCGCCTCGAACCAGCGGATGGCGGCGAGCAACGACTCGGCGGTCTGCTCCCCGAAAAAGACGCCCGTCGCGCCGGGAGGCACCGCTTCGCCCGTTAACGCGCCGCGCACGGTTTCGAGCGCGCCGCCCTTGGCGTACGCGATGACAGGCTTGCCGCACGCTTGCGCCTCGAGTGGCGTAATGCCGAAGTCCTCTTCGCCGGGGAACAGAAACGCGCGGCAGCCCCGGTAGAGCTCGGCGATTTCGTCGTCGGTGCACCAACCGAGAAACTCGACATTCGCGGGCGCGCTCGCACGAAGTCGTTCGAGGTCTTCGCCCGAACCCGCGACCTTGAGCGCGAAGCCGCCAATGCGGGCCGCTTCGAGTGCGAGATCGAGTCGCTTGTACGGCGCGAACGCCGAGACGATGAGATAGTAGTCACCGCTTGCGCCGCCGAGCGCGAAGCGGCCGAGATCGACGGGCGGATGAATCACCGTCGCGTCGCGTCCGTAGAATTTGCGGATGCGCCGGGCGACGTGCGCGCTGTTGCAGGTGTATGCGTCCACGCGCGACGCACTCGCCGCGTCCCACGTGCGCAGATGGTGCGCGAAGAACGCGATCGCCGCGCGTTTGAGGCGGCTCTTGACACGCGCCGGGCCGAAATACTGATCGTATTGATCCCACACGTAGCGCATCGGAGTATGCAGATAGCTGACGTGGCACGTGTCGGGCCCGGTGATGACGCCCTTTGCCACGCAGTGCGACGTCGAAATCACGAGGTCGTAGTTGCGAAAGTCGAATTGCTCGATCGCGTACGGGAAGAGCGGCAGGTAGTTGCGATAAGCCGTGGCCGCGCGCGGGAGCTTTTGCACGAAGCTCGTGAAGATCCGGCGTCGCTCAATCACGGGCGACAATTTGCCGGGCAGGTAGAGCAGCGTGAACAAATCGGCATCGGGCCACAGCTCGCACAGCGATTCGAGCACCTTTTCGCCGCCGCGCATGCCCGTCAGCCAATCATGAACGAGCGCGACCCGCGTACGCGGTTTCGCCAACGCGTTCATCACCGCAACCCCGATGCTTTCCACTCGCGCCGGCCAGTCGTGGGCGCGGGCCTCGGCAATGCGCGCCGCGACGACCGACGCGTCGCCCGGATCGGCGAGCGCCGCGCGAACCTCTTCGACAAACGCCTCCGGCGTCGCCGCAAGGCGGCACAGGTCGGGCCGATCGCGATACGCGGCGAAGCTCGGAAGATCGGTCGCCACGATCGGTTTGCCGCACGCCATGTATTCGTAGAATTTCATGGGAAAGCTGGCGCGCGTCGAGGCGTTATCCGCGAGCGGCAGCAACCCCACATCGAATGCGCGCACGAACGCTGGAAGGTTCGCGCGATCCTGCCGCCCGGCGAAAACGACGTTCGGTTTGACGCGCAGTTCGCCGAGATCGGTGGACGGATCGCCCCACCCTTCGGGACCCACGAGCGCGAGCACGGCATCCGGGAACGCATCGGCGACGCGCGCGAGGAGCGGCAGATCGGTCTTGTAGCCGCTCAGATTCCCGTGATAGCCGATCACCTTGCGTCCCGCGAATTGGTCGCGGGCGCCGAGCGGCAATTCGGCGCTCGCCGTTTCGAAGTGGGCGACGTCGGCGCAGTTCGGAGAATAGAACACATTCGCCGCGCGCGCGCGTTTGGCCTCGGCCAGCGCCGGGCGCGTCACGATCACGAGATCGGCGAGCGATTCCAACCGGCGCTCGGCATCGGTCAGCGACGCGACGTCCACGCCCGGGTTCGCGGCGTAGTCGTCCACGCACTGGTAGATCACCGCCGATTCGCCCAATTGCTTCACGAGTTCAATACCGGTGGGCAGAAACGTCCACAGAATCGGCCGCGTCATGCCGAGCTTCGCGGCCCAGCGTTTCACGCGGCGGCGCAGCAGGATGCGGTTGAGCGCGCGCACGAAAGCGAAACGGTGCAGCGGAATCGTGACGGGCGACAGCACGAAGACGTTGGGCTCGACCTCGCGCGCGCCGGCAAACCATCCGCGCAGCCTCGCGACAATTTTCGCAAAGTCGGACTTCGACGCGCCGGGGGGACGCAGGCCGGGATTGTTGATGTAGAGGATGCGGTTTCTCGCCGCGAGTCTGTGCATCAGGTGCTGGGCGTTCACCCACAGCGCGTCCCAGTTCGCGGACGCGACGCACACGATGTCCCGGCCTTCGAGCATGGTTCGGGCGACCTTTCGCCGACGAGAATCGCGCGCACCTTATCGAAGCGGCGTTACGATTTCAACGACGCGCCATGGCTCCATGCCGCGTGAAACACCTCGGACATGCGCTCGAATGTGAATTCCGTCGTGGCGAGCAGGCGACCGCCTTTGCCCAGACGCGCGGCGAGATCCGCGTCGTTCAGCATCCTGTCCAGCGCGTCGCGCAGGGCAACGGGGTCCGTGGGATCGACGAGCAGGCCGTTGACGCCATCGCGAACGGCCTCGGAGACGCCGCCGGAGTCGCCGCCGATGACGGGCTTGCCGAACGCGCCCGCCTCGACGAAGACGAGGCCGAAGCCTTCGATGTCGTCGCCCTCGCGACGGCTCGGCATGACGAACACGTCGCACCGAGCATACAGCGCGCGAAGCTCCTCGGGTTCGACGCGCCCGGCGAATACGATCCGATCTGCGACGCCGCATTCCCCGGCAAGCGATTCCAACCGCGCGCGATCGGGCCCGTCGCCCGCCACGAGGTAAATCGTGTCGCCGCGCCGCCCGCCCGCGTCGCCCAGCGCGCGGATCACCGTGTCGAAGCCCTTGCGCGCCACGAGCCGCCCGACCGACAGCACGACACGCCGATTCGCGTGATCGACCCCGCGCCAAGGGTTCGGCAGCGGTGGGGGATCGTACGCCGAGACGGTGCATCCGAGAGGAATCTTCACGACGCGCGCGCCGGGCTCCATCGCACCCAGGATTTCGACGAGCGGTTCGGCGATGGTCGCGACGAAATCAGCGTCGCGCAGGATGCGCCGCCACGCGAACGACCACATCGAGTCGCGCGCACGGACGATTTCGGTGCCGTAAGTGAGCACGGTGTAGGGCACGCCGAAGAGCCCTCGCCAAATCCAGGCGACCGGCCCGGCGAAGGCGAGGTAGCCGCAGACGATGCGGCCGAAGCGCTTCGTACGCCACGCGCGAAAGACCGCGAGGAAGAGCGCGATCTGGCGGAGGATTGGACGCAGCGCTCGCGGGCCGTGCTCGCTCGCGGCGATGCGCGTCAACACGGCCGGAAAGTCCCGATCGAAGGCCTCGTCGCCCGGCGTGCGGCGCGCGATGACGCGCGTGTTCGGCGTTCGCGCGGCGAGTTCGGAGACGACGGTCTGCACCCCGCCGATGTCGGGCGGGAAGTCGCGGGCGAGGACCAGTGTCGCTATTGGCGTTTCGCCTTGCTTCGCCACGACGTTTCCAGATGACCGAGAATCGTGGAGATGCGCTTCTCCCACGAATTCTCGCGGGCGATTTCCACGCGCCGCCGCCGGTCTTCCTCGTGGTCGCCGTGCAGGCAGCGCTCGATCGACTCGACGAAGGCCTGAGCGTCGCCCGCGAGTTCGACGACATGCGCGTAGTCCTCGAGCTCGGGAAGGCGCGTCGCGACCACAGGTTTGCCGGTCGCGAGATACTCGAACAGCTTCATCGGCAGCACGCCGCGCGTGTAACGGTCGATCTTGTAGGGGATGATGCACACGTCCATGCCGGCGAGGTACGCGGGCAGTTCCTCGATGCTCTTTTTCCCGACGAAGTGGACGTTGTGATAGTGGATGAAGTGCTCGATTCCGAAGCCCCGATCCGGGCCGACAAACACGAAATTCCACTCGGTGCGCGCCTCGAACAGGCGCTCCAGCAGGTGATCGTCGAGCTTGTAGTTGAGCGCGCCGACGAAGCCGATCACCGGGCGGCGCAGACCCTCCAGCTCCGGCGCCGGGCTCGCCGACGACGCGCGGTGAAAGTGCTCGAAATCGGCCACGTTGGGCACGTGGTGCGTGTTCTTGTTGTGCAGAACCTTGTCCTCATACAGCGAGCGCGCGGTGGTGAAGACCGCGTCGACGCTCTCGAGCATCTTGCGTTCCATCTGCCGCGTCACCTGAAGCCACGCCCCAGGCATCGCCGAATACTCGTCCACGCAGTCGTAACACGAGAGCGCGGGTTCGAGATGCTGCAGGTAGGGCGCGGCGGTCGGCGGATACAGCCAGAGGATGTAGTCCTTGAAACCGAGTTGCTCCAGCCGTTCCTTGATGACGGGGGACACGAGCCGATGGTTGATCTCGTTGACCTGCGGAATCTTCTGGCCGAAGGGCACCGTGCCCGGCGGACGCAGCACGTGCACGCCGGACGGATCGCGCCAATAGCGGTGCGTGTAGCCACGCCGCCCATCGGCGAGACTCGCGAGCGGCTCGACGTAGAGCACGCGAAAATCGGAAACGAGGCGCGAAGCGATCTGCTGCTTGTTGGTCCACAGCGGCGCGTCCCAGTCCGCGGTGCTGATCATCACCACGTCCCGAGGCAGATCGAAGTTGGCAAACGGGCCCATGATCCCCCTCCGGCGCGGAATACCCCTTGGTACCGGATGCTATCAGACGTGGGGACGAACGCAAGAACCTGTAACGAAGATCACATGGCGGAACCGAGGGTTATCTTTTCACGACATCTCGCCAGTCGAAGTCGCAATACCACACCTCGCCGACGTTGATCCACCGCTGCTTGACGAGAATGGTGTCCACGCTGGCGCTGGGCACCAGGTTGCGGTTGATATAGCGCACGAGCACGGTGCCGTAGTAGACCTTGTTCTTGCTGGGCTTGCCGCCCTTTTTACGGTCGATTCCGGTATCGGCGAGCGACTTGTCGGTGCTGGGGATCTTGGCGTCCTGGACCGCGCGCACGGCCTCTTCCTTGGGCATCAGGTCACGGTCGGTCTCGCCGGGCGCGGGAGTCGGCGTGGGCACCGCGCCGTCCTCGGGAATGCTCGTGCCCGGCAGGTCGAGGTCGGAGGGCGGCGGCGGGTTCTCGTCCACCTGGCAGACGACCACGGCGAAGTTTTCGATCTGCACCGCGCCGCCGTATTTTTCGGTATCCATGAGAAAATCGATGCGGCGATTGGGCACCACCATCAGGCTTACCGGCGCGTAGTGGTGCCAGATCACGAGCTTGTTGAAGTCGTTCGCCGTTTCGCACAGCTCGTCGGAAAGATCCTGGATCTTCTTGGTTTCCTTGCGGCGATCGCAGGACGCGGCGCCGACCAGCGACATGGCCAGCAGCGCCACGATCCCCACCACCAGCGCCCGTGTCCATCGCGTGTTCATGGCTTCCCCGTCCTTCGCTTCCGGTCAGTAGGCATCGGGGCGCAGATACCAACGCCCGCCGGACTTTTCCCACCGCTGGCTTTCGTGGATTCGCGCGTACCACAAGAAATAGATGCGGCCCCAGATGTCGATATCCACATGCGCCACCGCGCCGTTGGGCTCGATCTTGATGTCGTTCACGCGGTACTTCAGCACGATCTCCCGCGAGAAGTCGTTCTTGCGCATGAGCGACGCGTAAATCGCGATGAAATCGGTCTGATCCTTTTCGTTCTCGAAGTACGGGCGAATCTTCCCGCGCGTGATGTACGCCGTGAGCTTCTGGTCCTCGAGCCCGGACCACAGGCCGTCGACCCGGCCGCGCAGATCCTGCGCGCGCACCGACGCCTCGTCCTCGGGCATCGCGGCCACGGCTTCGTATTCGTCGAGACGCAGCTTCTCGTTCTTGAGGGCGCACCCGGCCATCGCCACAAGGACGAGGCCGACCACCGCCATACGCCGGATCATCGTTTCTTCTTTCCGCCTTTTTTCGTGGACCGCGCCCGGTCGCCGCCCCCGTTCGGTTTTGCGGCGGGCGCGCCGGCCGGAATCATCTTAGAAACGGCCTGCGTCTTTCGCAACGTCGCCCAGAGGACGGCCGACACGCCGAACAGGAGAAGGCTCACGACCTGGCTCTCGGAGAGCCGAAACGCGTAAAGCCCCGGCCCGGTCTCGAAAAGCGCCTCCGTCGCGAGCAGCAGCTTCCACAGACCCGTGGCGGACGCGGCGGTAAGCCCCGCCGTCGCGCTCACGTGGAAGAGCGTCATGAATCCGCGTGGATCGGCGCGGAAAAACTCGAGGCCGATGCGCGCGAGGCCGTAGAGCACCAGAAACGACGCAATCACCTGTCCGTGAAAGCGCTTGCGCGGACGCACCACGAAATACAGGAACAGGCAGATCGCGTAGGAGAGAATCGATTCGGCGAACTGCGTGGGATAGAGCGGCACGCCGGAGAGCCCGACGGACTGCGGCGGGAAGGTCACGCCGAACGGAAAATCGGCCGGGCAGGTCTTGCCGTGGCAGCAGCCCGCGAGAAAACACCCGATGCGCGCCGTGCCGAGGCCAAACGCGATGCCGGGAGCGACGAAGTCCGAATACATGGCGAGCGGGAGTTTCTGACGACGCAGGTACGCGAGGCCGGCGATCGCCCCGCCGATGAGCCCGCCGTAATACACGAGCCCGCCCTCGCGCACGTTCAGGATCTGCAGGGGGTTGTCCTTGTAGTGATCCCAAAATACGAAGCAGTGGAAAAGTCGCGCGCCGATCATCGACAGGATGACCACGTAGATGGCCATGTTGCTGATGTGCTCGGGGTCGCCGCCCGCTTCCTTGACCTGTCGGCTCGCGATCCAGATCGCGCCCAAAAACGCGCAGGCCAGCATGACGCCGTACGCATGCACGGGCACGCCGAAGATTGTGAACAGGACCGGATGCATCAGCGCGCCTCGGCCTTGCGCCCGGCGCGCAGGTTTTCGATGAGAAAGACGATGACGCCGACGACGATGGCGATGTCGGCGACGTTGAACGCCGGCCACGCGACCGACCGGTAGTGGAAGAGCAGAAAATCGACCACGCCGCCGACCGCGAGTCGGTCCCACAGATTGCCGAGCGCGCCGCCCATGACGGCGCCGAGCGCCCAGATTTGCACTCTGTCCTCGGGGCCGAGTTGCACCAGAAACGAGATCAGCGCGGCGATGGCGAGGCCCGAAACGCCGAGAAAAAACAGCACCGGGCTCGAATCGAAGAGGCTGAAAGCCGCACCGGTGTTGTACCGCAGCGTCAGGTCGAACAGGCCGGGAATCACCTCACGCAGCTCGCCCTCGGAAAACGCTCCGCGCGCGAGGACCTTCGTCCACCGGTCGAGCGCCATCACGGCGGCGCAGATCGACACGACCGGCAGCACCTTCACGCGCCAGACCGACGTCGCATTCCCACGCCGTTCCGCCGTCACGGAGTCTCCTCACGCAGGTCGGGCGGGGGAAGGATCGCGTCGTCGTTCGGCGGCTGGTCGTGACGTCGCGAATCCCACTGCATCTCATGGCGGCTCATGTCCCACAAAAAGAGCAGCACGCCCACGACGATCACGATGTCGGCCACGTTGAAGGTCGGCCAGATGCGACTACCGAACCGGAGATCGAGGAAATCGACGACCGCGCCGATGCGCAGCCGGTCACTGATGTTGCCGAGCGCGCCGCCGAGAATCATCGACAGGGCGACCGTGAGACGCAGCCGGTCGGGCGCGACCCGCGACACGAAATAGACAATGAAGCCGAGTGCGATGACCGACACGACGAGAAAAAACGGCAAGGGCTGGCCCCGGAAGAGCCCGAAGGCCGCGCCGGGGTTGAGCTTGTGCGTGATGTGGAACGTGCCCTCGACGACCGCGACGCTGCGCTCGAACGGGAAATGGCGCAGCACCCAGAACTTGGTGATCTGGTCCAGCGCGAGGCACGTGAGCGCGCCGTAGGCGACCACGAGAAACTTGTTGCGATAAACGGACAAATCGGCCTCCAGGCCGCCCGAAAAAGTCGCCCCTCACTAACGGAAAGGCCGCGCACGGTCAAGCCGCGGCGGCCTTTTCCATTCGTGTCGCGAGCGACCGTGTTCAGCCAAAAACCGGGCAGTCGCCCTCGTCGCCTTCCTCTTCGAGCGTCAGCGGATCGCCGGATTCGAAGCGGACTTCGATCCGGTAGTAGGTGCGTCCGAAGAGTTCGTCCCAGCACTCGATCCCGCCGATCTCGGTCACGTTCGAGCCGAACGTGTCGTCGCTGCCGATATCGCCGCCGCTCGCGGCGAACTCCGAGGTGCCCGCACCGGTCGGCTCCCACTGCGTGACAACGGACGCGCGTTCGGGGTCCGAAGAATTTCCGCCGTCGATTTCGACGTCGAAGATGTACGAGAACTCGCCCGAGTTGTCCGCGTGGTTGTGATAGTGGTAGGTGCCGGTGGACGGATACCCCGAGTCCTCGCCGACGAAATCGGTAAACTCGATGTCGATGCGCCGCCCGTCGGTGTAGGTGTCGTAGTCCACGTCGAAGCGGCCCGAGGCATCCCAAGTGGGATCGAGCCCCTGAAGCGCCGTGAAGTCCATGTAGAGGTTGCCCACCCCACGCCGCGCGGTATCGGTGGCGGGCGTGATCTCGCCGCCCCACACCGCCGTGAATTCGCCGTCGGTGTTCTTGGGCCGGTGCGACCACGTGTAGTCGAACTGCGTGTCGGAGACCTGCGTCATTTCGAACTGCGCCTCGACCGGCGACAGTCCGCTGGGGATGAAGGGACCCCACGTGCAGGTGTTGTCGTCACTTTGCGTCGGCGGATAGGTGAGGATCTCGTCGAGAAAACCGAGCTGGCCGAGAATCCAGTGGTTGAGACCGCGGCTGATATCGACCGTCAGATCGTAATAGACCGGCAGTTGACCCAGCGATTTGGGCCAACTCTTGCCGTCCGCCTCGGGAATCGTCACCTCGAGCGAGTCGGGGTCCGGCGCGGCCTTGAGGCAGGCGTCGCACAACTCGGTGTTCACGGCTTCGAGGCCGAACGACCCGCCCTCGGGCTCCTGAAAGCACGCCGAAAAATATGCCGCCGCCGCCGCCATCCCCAGGATGGCGAGCAATCTCAGGGTTCTCATGTCGTCTCTCCCGACCGGCTCATGGCCATCGCACGGGGATAGTGAATCGCTTTTGCCGCCGGACGTCAAGAAACATCCGTGTGACGCAATATGATGCAAACTGTGTTGCAGCGCGGATTGTGGAGAACTTCAGCGTGAGGACGTCAGCCCTGGCGGCCCGTCTCGTCAGCCCTTCCGCCCCGCGTAGTCGCGCAGGAAGATCGTCTCCAGGCGGTCCTTGTGCTTTTCTTCCTCGACCTTCATGTGGGCGAAGAACTCGAAGAGCGGCGTTTCGCGAAAGGTGTCCATGTAGCGCGAATAGTATTGGACCGCCCGCTCCTCGTGGTGGATCGCAAACGCGATGACCTCCTTGGCGGTCGTGTCCTCGGTGATCTCGTGCACGTCGGGGATGCGCAGCGGCGGGCCCTTGCGCGGCTGGTCGCGGCGGCCGAGCCGGTCGAAGTTCTTGTCGGCCAGCGTCATCTCCAGCAGCTTGATGTGGCCCTCTTCCTCGCGCATCAGCATGGCGAGGGCTTTGTTGCCGTTGTCGTCCTTGAGCCGTCCCTTCCACTGCTTGTACATCTCGTACGACAGCCGCTCGCGGTTGACGGACTTCTTGATCATCTCGTCGAGTTCGAAAATCTCGGACACGTCGTCCCTCCGAAGTCGGCTTCGCCCAGGCCCTAGACCAGTTCTTCCGGCAGGGTCTGAAGCCGCTCCATGTCCTTGATGTAAATCGTCTTGCCCTTGGTTTCGATGATGCCCTCTTTCGAGAGGCGCGAAATGATGCGGATGGTCGTCTCGACCGTGCTGCCGACCATGTCGGCGATGTCCTGACGCGTCAGGATCACGGGGATGCGCGTCTTCTTGCCCTCTTCGCGACCGATCCGGTCGGCGAGCTTGAGCAGCAGATTGACGATACGCCGTTCGACGCGCTCGACCGCGAGACCCTGAATCACCTCCTGCGACTCGCGTAGGCGGCGCGAGAGCTCCAGGATAATCTCGTAGCTCACGTTGGGATGCCGCCGGACCATGGCGAGGAACTCGAGCCGCGGGATCTTGAGGATGACCGCCGCTTCCATCGTTTTGGCCGAGAGGGGGT
This genomic interval carries:
- a CDS encoding UDP-glucose/GDP-mannose dehydrogenase family protein — its product is MEICVIGTGYVGLVAGTCFAETGNDVVCVDVDAAKILKLNAGEIPIYEPELEDLVRRNQAEGRLAFTTDLRPAVLKSRVVFVAVGTPQDHDGRADLKYVLQVARQIGETLRDDKSGHAKIVVDKSTVPEGTADMVRETIASITNKPFHVVSNPEFMKEGAAVLDFLKPDRVVIGTDDPDVAEVMTELYRPFVRNENPILVMDVRSAEMTKYAANAMLATKISFMNEIAALCERVGADVNMVRKGIGHDRRIGFQFIFPGVGYGGSCFPKDVKALIRIGEESGRHMKIATAVDEVNDLQKNWLADKVLAVFGDDLSGRTVAVWGLAFKPQTDDMREAPSVVTIERLVAAGARVRATDPAALEVAHGVFADAITSGAVELHKNNYEALEGADALVICTEWNEYRQPNFDRIATHLRTRVVIDGRNLFDEEIARRHRIDYYSVGRPAVLAARDA
- a CDS encoding undecaprenyl-phosphate glucose phosphotransferase, translating into MLGRRRQFQSSLNLAIDLVVVVACWLVAYPIRFQSGLIALRVPHVPAFSTYAWIGALVALIWAVVFRANLANLEKTVPSLFREVAFVLRAHAISFLVFVVVTFFLAQYKPSRIVFGLFFVLSTATLIATHVLFRRALIARYRRGIGVRRALIVGTGELGRGLASRLLDHRELGLEIIGFLSDDAPMPERVLDRPVYGAPEDVAHVVRAERIELVLVALPLFAADRLRKVLEALDEELVDVKVVPDLYQYVTLRAAVEEFEGLPIVSLRDTPMHGWNALVKRAFDLVATSIGLVVLSPLLLGLAALVKLTSRGPVFYAQERMGLDGRTFRILKFRSMRTDAESATGAVWAVKDDPRRTRIGTFMRRTNLDELPQLLNVLAGHMSLVGPRPERPVFIEQFRTQIPKYMLRHRVKAGITGWAQANGWRGNTDLRRRIECDIYYIENWSLWLDIRIIWMTLARGFVDKNAY
- a CDS encoding glycosyltransferase — translated: MLEGRDIVCVASANWDALWVNAQHLMHRLAARNRILYINNPGLRPPGASKSDFAKIVARLRGWFAGAREVEPNVFVLSPVTIPLHRFAFVRALNRILLRRRVKRWAAKLGMTRPILWTFLPTGIELVKQLGESAVIYQCVDDYAANPGVDVASLTDAERRLESLADLVIVTRPALAEAKRARAANVFYSPNCADVAHFETASAELPLGARDQFAGRKVIGYHGNLSGYKTDLPLLARVADAFPDAVLALVGPEGWGDPSTDLGELRVKPNVVFAGRQDRANLPAFVRAFDVGLLPLADNASTRASFPMKFYEYMACGKPIVATDLPSFAAYRDRPDLCRLAATPEAFVEEVRAALADPGDASVVAARIAEARAHDWPARVESIGVAVMNALAKPRTRVALVHDWLTGMRGGEKVLESLCELWPDADLFTLLYLPGKLSPVIERRRIFTSFVQKLPRAATAYRNYLPLFPYAIEQFDFRNYDLVISTSHCVAKGVITGPDTCHVSYLHTPMRYVWDQYDQYFGPARVKSRLKRAAIAFFAHHLRTWDAASASRVDAYTCNSAHVARRIRKFYGRDATVIHPPVDLGRFALGGASGDYYLIVSAFAPYKRLDLALEAARIGGFALKVAGSGEDLERLRASAPANVEFLGWCTDDEIAELYRGCRAFLFPGEEDFGITPLEAQACGKPVIAYAKGGALETVRGALTGEAVPPGATGVFFGEQTAESLLAAIRWFEANAGRFDPAAIRAHAEPFAREEFARKIRAFVDERFAAFGHERMGV
- a CDS encoding glycosyltransferase family 4 protein; translated protein: MAKQGETPIATLVLARDFPPDIGGVQTVVSELAARTPNTRVIARRTPGDEAFDRDFPAVLTRIAASEHGPRALRPILRQIALFLAVFRAWRTKRFGRIVCGYLAFAGPVAWIWRGLFGVPYTVLTYGTEIVRARDSMWSFAWRRILRDADFVATIAEPLVEILGAMEPGARVVKIPLGCTVSAYDPPPLPNPWRGVDHANRRVVLSVGRLVARKGFDTVIRALGDAGGRRGDTIYLVAGDGPDRARLESLAGECGVADRIVFAGRVEPEELRALYARCDVFVMPSRREGDDIEGFGLVFVEAGAFGKPVIGGDSGGVSEAVRDGVNGLLVDPTDPVALRDALDRMLNDADLAARLGKGGRLLATTEFTFERMSEVFHAAWSHGASLKS
- a CDS encoding glycosyltransferase, producing the protein MGPFANFDLPRDVVMISTADWDAPLWTNKQQIASRLVSDFRVLYVEPLASLADGRRGYTHRYWRDPSGVHVLRPPGTVPFGQKIPQVNEINHRLVSPVIKERLEQLGFKDYILWLYPPTAAPYLQHLEPALSCYDCVDEYSAMPGAWLQVTRQMERKMLESVDAVFTTARSLYEDKVLHNKNTHHVPNVADFEHFHRASSASPAPELEGLRRPVIGFVGALNYKLDDHLLERLFEARTEWNFVFVGPDRGFGIEHFIHYHNVHFVGKKSIEELPAYLAGMDVCIIPYKIDRYTRGVLPMKLFEYLATGKPVVATRLPELEDYAHVVELAGDAQAFVESIERCLHGDHEEDRRRRVEIARENSWEKRISTILGHLETSWRSKAKRQ
- the lgt gene encoding prolipoprotein diacylglyceryl transferase; translation: MHPVLFTIFGVPVHAYGVMLACAFLGAIWIASRQVKEAGGDPEHISNMAIYVVILSMIGARLFHCFVFWDHYKDNPLQILNVREGGLVYYGGLIGGAIAGLAYLRRQKLPLAMYSDFVAPGIAFGLGTARIGCFLAGCCHGKTCPADFPFGVTFPPQSVGLSGVPLYPTQFAESILSYAICLFLYFVVRPRKRFHGQVIASFLVLYGLARIGLEFFRADPRGFMTLFHVSATAGLTAASATGLWKLLLATEALFETGPGLYAFRLSESQVVSLLLFGVSAVLWATLRKTQAVSKMIPAGAPAAKPNGGGDRARSTKKGGKKKR